From one Gossypium hirsutum isolate 1008001.06 chromosome D08, Gossypium_hirsutum_v2.1, whole genome shotgun sequence genomic stretch:
- the LOC107918556 gene encoding O-methyltransferase 1, chloroplastic, with the protein MEFSLRCASVLVPFPFNNNKRNRGLLRAQLSDENDPLLRLAINSASLRLQETQRREPLFMDPYAGCLVPPHTRLNFENSSKHYCIATKFIDDKLLRTVNHMDGLKQVVLFSDGMDTRPYRLNWPSSTIIFDISPERVYQNAIEKLQDVGAKIPRSCLFLHVPLESSNIQEALHMKGFNGNRPSILAIQGLPLMTLASFKEILLTVSGMAMDGCLFLGELPAWLAETKIGTKSSTEKWMDNLFMSNGFKVNMVSYHKAAKSLGKALELGDHKYILFVAEQLRFSDDQMETWKTESQRVEEDRKGEDFE; encoded by the exons ATGGAATTTTCATTGAGATGTGCAAGTGTGCTAGTGCCATTCCCTTTTAACAACAACAAGAGAAATAGAGGGTTACTAAGAGCTCAACTCAGTGATGAAAATGACCCATTGCTCCGATTAGCCATCAATTCAGCTTCTCTTCGTCTTCAAGAGACTCAGAGACGAG AGCCTCTTTTTATGGATCCATATGCTGGATGCCTTGTTCCACCTCACACTCGGTTGAATTTTGAGAACTCATCGAAACATTATTGCATTGCAACCAAGTTCATAGATGACAAGCTGCTTCGCACAGTAAACCACATGGATGGGCTTAAACAG GTTGTGCTTTTTTCAGATGGAATGGATACTCGACCATATAGACTTAACTGGCCAAGCTCAACCATCATATTCGATATATCTCCTGAAAGAGTCTACCAAAATGCAATTGAAAAGCTTCAAG ATGTTGGAGCTAAGATCCCAAGAAGTTGTTTGTTTCTTCATGTTCCATTGGAATCTTCTAATATTCAAGAAGCATTGCATATGAAAGGCTTTAATGGAAACCGTCCAAGCATATTGGCTATCCAG GGACTACCTTTGATGACTTTGGCGAGTTTCAAAGAGATTTTACTGACAGTAAGTGGTATGGCAATGGATGGATGTCTATTCTTGGGAGAGTTACCTGCATGGTTAGCCGAAACTAAAATTGGTACTAAG TCTAGTACAGAGAAGTGGATGGACAATCTTTTTATGAGCAATGGTTTCAAGGTAAACATGGTTAGCTACCATAAAGCAGCTAAAAGTTTAGGTAAGGCATTGGAGCTAGGAGATCACAAGTACATTCTGTTTGTTGCGGAACAATTGCGGTTTTCTGATGATCAG ATGGAAACTTGGAAGACAGAATCTCAGAGGGTGGAGGAAGATAGAAAGGGGGAAGATTTTGAATAG